The Carassius carassius chromosome 34, fCarCar2.1, whole genome shotgun sequence genome has a segment encoding these proteins:
- the LOC132114422 gene encoding RIMS-binding protein 2-like isoform X4: MREAAERRQQLELEHEQALAVLNAKQQEIDLLQKAQVEAKKDHEGAVHLLENHLDSMQVFSSYFSSEFSLSSPCDSLRAKVRELEEKCRSQSEQFNLLSKELEKFRLQAGKLDILSSGQLTGGDSPGSPSKPLTLSQLLNGLTAPSGKGNENSMSKISELIRPLQMTEGEKAELLSVKPTFLSRSTPSSPRRAFLSEVRPVISTAMDKELSSSPRSKSRFTGKVRLCVARYNYNPYDGPNEHPEAELPLVAGKYLYVYGTMDEDCFYEGELLDGQQGLVPSNFVDFVQDEELPSVSLLDRIKEPSYLNHSPASMPSSAVSTLSTLLSEKLDTLGSGTGTGTSSSSGVSSLGMSMSMGLGVDFLGPCSNGTGTLDMNIDEIGEDIVPYPRRITLIKQLAKSIIISWDPPVVLPGWTAISGYNVLVDQEVRMSVPFGGRTKSLIEKLNLASCTHRISIQSMTERGLSDPLRCTLLVGKDVVVAPYYLRVENITQVSAELTWMPSNSNYSHMIFLNDQEYDVVKPGGYKYQFYNLKPMTVYKLRVVARPHQMPWQLPLEQREKKEVSVEFCTQPAGPPLPPQDVQVQMGQTPGVLQICWKPPSLTPTGTSNGASVIGYMVCTKGQKIAEIMYPTADFVTVELNRIQCLEAREVIVRTISAQGESQDSPVATIPHSLLVPHSHGHPPPPHPPPYPQAYPPTHPQPHVQPHSIPPPHPHPPPSHPNVHPSPSHYPMSKPKLLPSARDPHAKEPEMGGRMGQPWEPYPRAPSPLPPPSHRGHTLEPPHIEGRRSPSPQRILPQPQGVPIPNTVARAIARQAAQRGAPNSRVERRNIFSERGNALHSLNSDEEEDGYDSPHARRRGASVDEFLRGSELGRQHHQYNHSDEYYTESSRGSDLSDIIEEDEEELYSDMQLEEGRRRSINSHNTLKAYYRRQDLAVDRDSWDLQREVVRQRSLRSHKRLHSIPEVAEEEQDTGVEVLGQRLRFEEACPGTPCRNPQPYHQNSRQPNHLSPSKSVRRLQRQRSSPRYSSIEDRPPCWSSSRQTTKSPDSGLDCGSEEEGSLGYRGSYHLYTGGSPLRVGSGPNMRMIHSEGPVERHALAAGRKRTLTRQCSMEEDCLDTIPETRSMRESYHHYHYHPHLHHPQRRFRSEGRLSEVGRTYHTDIRAYSVARLNRAMDEPLILGSSPSTGRSDRLDHSGHRMSRSCPAAQRRPMTVPSIEITVENNSEGSEGNLSPIKDDVYYTSVAHRRTWPPQRTEHQYDGYGGRDRRSPDYYESEPEDLSRIFVAMFDYDPLSMSPNPDAAVEELPFKEGQIIKVFGEKDTDGFYRAEICGRRGLVPCNMVSEIQTDDDEMVDQLLKQGFLPLNTPIEKIERNKRSGRQHQVSTRRMVALYDYDPRESSPNLDVEAHYGGSLQSEEAELTFCAGDVITVFGEIDEDGFYYGELNGHKGLVPSNFLEEVPDDVEVYLTNTPSRHPQDHPSRTKNKRKKSVHFTP, translated from the exons GTAACGAGAATTCAATGAGTAAGATCTCAGAGCTCATTCGGCCTCTACAGATGACTGAGGGGGAGAAGGCAGAGCTCCTGTCTGTCAAACCCACCTTCCTGTCACGCAGCACACCCTCCAGCCCACGGCGAGCCTTCCTCTCAGAGGTGCGGCCCGTCATCTCCACTGCT ATGGACAAAGAGCTCAGCTCATCTCCCAGGTCTAAGTCCAGATTCACAGGCAAAGTGCGACTGTGTGTTGCCCGCTACAA TTATAACCCTTATGATGGCCCCAATGAGCATCCTGAGGCAGAGCTTCCCCTGGTGGCTGGGAAGTACCTGTATGTTTATGGGACAATGGATGAGGACTGCTTCTATGAGG GTGAGCTGTTGGATGGACAGCAGGGTCTGGTTCCCTCCAACTTTGTGGACTTTGTCCAGGATGAGGAGCTCCCGTCAGTTTCTCTTTTGGACCGCATCAAGGAACCGTCCTACCTCAACCACAGCCCCGCCTCCATGCCCAGCAGTGCCGTCAGTACACTCAGCACGCTGCTCTCAGAGAAGCTGGACACCCTGGGCTCAGGTACCGGGACGGGCACCAGCAGTAGCAGTGGGGTGAGCAGCTTGGGCATGAGCATGAGCATGGGTCTGGGTGTGGACTTTCTCGGACCCTGCAGCAATGGCACAGGAACGCTGGACATGAACATTGATGAGATCGGAGAAGACATTGTGCCTTACCCCCGCCGCATTACCTTGATCAAGCAGCTGGCCAAGAGCATTATCATAAGCTGGGACCCTCCAGTGGTGCTGCCCGGGTGGACGGCCATCAGCGGCTACAATGTGCTGGTGGATCAGGAGGTACGCATGAGCGTGCCCTTTGGCGGCCGCACCAAGTCTTTGATCGAGAAGCTAAACCTGGCCTCTTGTACGCACCGCATCTCCATCCAGAGCATGACGGAGCGGGGGCTCTCAGATCCGCTGCGCTGCACACTGCTGGTGGGGAAAGATGTGGTGGTGGCACCCTATTACCTTCGTGTGGAGAACATCACGCAAGTATCGGCTGAGCTCACCTGGATGCCAAGCAACAGCAACTACAGCCACATGATTTTCCTGAATGACCAGGAATATGATGTTGTGAAGCCTGGAGGGTACAAATACCAATTCTATAACTTGAAGCCTATGACAGTGTATAAGTTACGGGTTGTGGCCCGGCCCCATCAGATGCCCTGGCAGCTTCCCCTTGAGCAGAGGGAGAAGAAGGAGGTCTCAGTGGAGTTCTGCACTCAGCCAGCCG gtccTCCTTTACCTCCTCAGGATGTGCAAGTTCAGATGGGACAGACACCTGGAGTCTTGCAGATCTGTTGGAAGCCTCCTTCTCTCACTCCTACGGGCACTTCCAATGGAGCCAGTGTAATCGGATACATGGTTTGCACTAAAGGTCAAAAG ataGCAGAGATAATGTACCCCACAGCAGATTTCGTTACGGTGGAACTGAACCGTATCCAGTGTCTGGAAGCGCGGGAGGTCATTGTGAGGACAATATCAGCACAAGGAGAGTCGCAGGACTCTCCCGTGGCCACCATTCCGCACAGCCTCCTGGTGCCTCACTCCCACggacaccccccacccccccatccGCCTCCCTATCCTCAAGCCTACCCCCCAACCCATCCACAACCGCATGTTCAGCCCCACTCCATCCCGCCACCCCACCCTCATCCACCACCCTCACACCCCAATGTTCACCCCTCACCCTCCCACTACCCCATGTCCAAACCCAAACTCCTACCAAGTGCCAGAGACCCCCATGCCAAAGAGCCAGAGATGGGCGGGCGAATGGGGCAGCCCTGGGAGCCTTATCCTCGGGCCCCGTCACCCCTTCCGCCCCCTTCACACCGGGGACACACACTGGAGCCCCCTCACATAGAGGGCCGGCGCTCACCCTCCCCTCAGAGGATCTTGCCTCAACCTCAGGGAGTGCCCATTCCCAACACAGTGGCTCGTGCTATAGCCCGCCAGGCGGCGCAGAGGGGTGCTCCAAACAGCAGG GTGGAGAGGAGGAACATCTTCAGCGAGAGGGGTAATGCTCTGCATTCATTAAATtcagatgaggaggaggatgggTACGATTCCCCTCATGCCAGACGAAGAGGTGCTTCTGTGGATGAGTTTCTCAGAGGTTCTGAGCTGGGCAGACAG CATCATCAATACAACCACAGTGATGAGTACTACACTGAGAGCAGTCGGGGCTCCGATCTGTCAGACATCAtcgaggaggatgaggaggagctgTACTCGGATATGCAGCTGGAAGAAGGACGTCGCCGCAGCATCAACTCGCACAACACATTAAAG GCATATTATAGGCGTCAGGACCTAGCAGTGGACCGGGACAGTTGGGACCTGCAGCGGGAGGTGGTACGACAGCGTTCCTTGCGCTCCCACAAGCGGCTACACAGCATCCCGGAAGTTGCAGAGGAGGAACAGGACACTGGGGTGGAGGTCCTGGGTCAGCGGCTGCGTTTTGAGGAGGCTTGTCCGGGCACTCCTTGCAGGAACCCACAGCCCTACCACCAGAACTCACGGCAGCCAAACCACCTCTCCCCGAGCAAGAGTGTCCGCAGACTGCAGAGGCAGCGCTCCTCTCCACGCTACAGCTCCATAGAGGACCGACCACCATGCTGGAGCAGTAGCAGGCAGACCACCAAGAGCCCGGACAGCGGACTAGACTGCGGGAGCGAGGAGGAGGGCTCGCTTGGCTACCGTGGAAGTTACCACTTGTACACAGGGGGCAGCCCGCTTCGGGTGGGTTCTGGCCCCAACATGCGGATGATCCACAGTGAGGGGCCTGTGGAGAGGCATGCTCTGGCTGCTGGCAGGAAAAGGACACTGACCCGGCAGTGTAGCATGGAGGAGGACTGCCTGGATACCATTCCAGAGACAAGGAGCATGCGGGAGTCATATCACCATTATCACTATCATCCACACCTTCACCATCCCCAACGCAGGTTCCGGAGCGAGGGCAGGCTGAGCGAGGTTGGCAGGACCTATCACACGGACATTAGGGCATACTCTGTGGCCAGACTCAACAGGGCAATGGATGAACCCCTG ATTTTAGGGAGCTCTCCCTCAACAGGACGCTCGGATCGACTGGACCATTCCGGCCATAGGATGAGTCGCAGCTGTCCAGCCGCTCAGAGAAGACCAATGACAGTCCCTTCCATTG AGATCACCGTGGAGAATAACAGTGAGGGGAGTGAGGGGAACCTCTCACCTATCAAGGATGATGTTTACTATACCAGTGTAGCCCACCGCAGGACATGGCCCCCACAGCGAACAGAGCACCAATATG ATGGTTATGGAGGACGGGACCGGCGGTCTCCAGACTACTATGAGTCAGAGCCAGAGGACTTGTCCCGAATCTTTGTGGCCATGTTTGACTATGACCCCCTGTCAATGTCTCCTAACCCTGATGCTGCTGTGGAAGAGCTTCCCTTCAAGGAGGGCCAGATCATAAAG GTGTTCGGAGAGAAGGACACAGATGGATTCTATAGGGCAGAGATCTGCGGTCGCAGGGGGCTCGTCCCCTGTAACATGGTCTCAGAGATCCAGACAGATGATGATGAAATGGTGGACCAGCTGCTCAAACAGGGGTTTCTTCCTCTCAACACGCCCATTGAGAAAATAG AGAGGAACAAAAGGAGTGGAAGGCAGCACCAGGTGTCGACCCGGAGGATGGTGGCCTTGTATGACTATGACCCCAGAGAGAGCTCTCCTAACCTGGATGTGGAG GCCCACTATGGGGGCAGCTTGCAGAGTGAGGAG GCTGAGCTGACGTTTTGTGCAGGTGATGTGATCACAGTTTTTGGAGAGATCGACGAGGATGGCTTTTATtat GGGGAGCTCAATGGACACAAGGGTCTGGTCCCCTCCAACTTTCTCGAAGAAGTGCCTGATGACGTGGAGGTTTACCTCACCAACACCCCGAGCCGTCACCCCCAGGACCACCCGTCCCGGACAAAGAACAAAAGG AAGAAGAGTGTTCATTTCACTCCGTAA
- the LOC132114422 gene encoding RIMS-binding protein 2-like isoform X5 codes for MREAAERRQQLELEHEQALAVLNAKQQEIDLLQKAQVEAKKDHEGAVHLLEAKVRELEEKCRSQSEQFNLLSKELEKFRLQAGKLDILSSGQLTGGDSPGSPSKPLTLSQLLNGLTAPSGKGNENSMSKISELIRPLQMTEGEKAELLSVKPTFLSRSTPSSPRRAFLSEVRPVISTAMDKELSSSPRSKSRFTGKVRLCVARYNYNPYDGPNEHPEAELPLVAGKYLYVYGTMDEDCFYEGELLDGQQGLVPSNFVDFVQDEELPSVSLLDRIKEPSYLNHSPASMPSSAVSTLSTLLSEKLDTLGSGTGTGTSSSSGVSSLGMSMSMGLGVDFLGPCSNGTGTLDMNIDEIGEDIVPYPRRITLIKQLAKSIIISWDPPVVLPGWTAISGYNVLVDQEVRMSVPFGGRTKSLIEKLNLASCTHRISIQSMTERGLSDPLRCTLLVGKDVVVAPYYLRVENITQVSAELTWMPSNSNYSHMIFLNDQEYDVVKPGGYKYQFYNLKPMTVYKLRVVARPHQMPWQLPLEQREKKEVSVEFCTQPAGPPLPPQDVQVQMGQTPGVLQICWKPPSLTPTGTSNGASVIGYMVCTKGQKIAEIMYPTADFVTVELNRIQCLEAREVIVRTISAQGESQDSPVATIPHSLLVPHSHGHPPPPHPPPYPQAYPPTHPQPHVQPHSIPPPHPHPPPSHPNVHPSPSHYPMSKPKLLPSARDPHAKEPEMGGRMGQPWEPYPRAPSPLPPPSHRGHTLEPPHIEGRRSPSPQRILPQPQGVPIPNTVARAIARQAAQRGAPNSRVERRNIFSERGNALHSLNSDEEEDGYDSPHARRRGASVDEFLRGSELGRQHHQYNHSDEYYTESSRGSDLSDIIEEDEEELYSDMQLEEGRRRSINSHNTLKAYYRRQDLAVDRDSWDLQREVVRQRSLRSHKRLHSIPEVAEEEQDTGVEVLGQRLRFEEACPGTPCRNPQPYHQNSRQPNHLSPSKSVRRLQRQRSSPRYSSIEDRPPCWSSSRQTTKSPDSGLDCGSEEEGSLGYRGSYHLYTGGSPLRVGSGPNMRMIHSEGPVERHALAAGRKRTLTRQCSMEEDCLDTIPETRSMRESYHHYHYHPHLHHPQRRFRSEGRLSEVGRTYHTDIRAYSVARLNRAMDEPLILGSSPSTGRSDRLDHSGHRMSRSCPAAQRRPMTVPSIEITVENNSEGSEGNLSPIKDDVYYTSVAHRRTWPPQRTEHQYDGYGGRDRRSPDYYESEPEDLSRIFVAMFDYDPLSMSPNPDAAVEELPFKEGQIIKVFGEKDTDGFYRAEICGRRGLVPCNMVSEIQTDDDEMVDQLLKQGFLPLNTPIEKIVNCNRFKDGRSVNRRSRKSKRERNKRSGRQHQVSTRRMVALYDYDPRESSPNLDVEAHYGGSLQSEEAELTFCAGDVITVFGEIDEDGFYYGELNGHKGLVPSNFLEEVPDDVEVYLTNTPSRHPQDHPSRTKNKRKKSVHFTP; via the exons GTAACGAGAATTCAATGAGTAAGATCTCAGAGCTCATTCGGCCTCTACAGATGACTGAGGGGGAGAAGGCAGAGCTCCTGTCTGTCAAACCCACCTTCCTGTCACGCAGCACACCCTCCAGCCCACGGCGAGCCTTCCTCTCAGAGGTGCGGCCCGTCATCTCCACTGCT ATGGACAAAGAGCTCAGCTCATCTCCCAGGTCTAAGTCCAGATTCACAGGCAAAGTGCGACTGTGTGTTGCCCGCTACAA TTATAACCCTTATGATGGCCCCAATGAGCATCCTGAGGCAGAGCTTCCCCTGGTGGCTGGGAAGTACCTGTATGTTTATGGGACAATGGATGAGGACTGCTTCTATGAGG GTGAGCTGTTGGATGGACAGCAGGGTCTGGTTCCCTCCAACTTTGTGGACTTTGTCCAGGATGAGGAGCTCCCGTCAGTTTCTCTTTTGGACCGCATCAAGGAACCGTCCTACCTCAACCACAGCCCCGCCTCCATGCCCAGCAGTGCCGTCAGTACACTCAGCACGCTGCTCTCAGAGAAGCTGGACACCCTGGGCTCAGGTACCGGGACGGGCACCAGCAGTAGCAGTGGGGTGAGCAGCTTGGGCATGAGCATGAGCATGGGTCTGGGTGTGGACTTTCTCGGACCCTGCAGCAATGGCACAGGAACGCTGGACATGAACATTGATGAGATCGGAGAAGACATTGTGCCTTACCCCCGCCGCATTACCTTGATCAAGCAGCTGGCCAAGAGCATTATCATAAGCTGGGACCCTCCAGTGGTGCTGCCCGGGTGGACGGCCATCAGCGGCTACAATGTGCTGGTGGATCAGGAGGTACGCATGAGCGTGCCCTTTGGCGGCCGCACCAAGTCTTTGATCGAGAAGCTAAACCTGGCCTCTTGTACGCACCGCATCTCCATCCAGAGCATGACGGAGCGGGGGCTCTCAGATCCGCTGCGCTGCACACTGCTGGTGGGGAAAGATGTGGTGGTGGCACCCTATTACCTTCGTGTGGAGAACATCACGCAAGTATCGGCTGAGCTCACCTGGATGCCAAGCAACAGCAACTACAGCCACATGATTTTCCTGAATGACCAGGAATATGATGTTGTGAAGCCTGGAGGGTACAAATACCAATTCTATAACTTGAAGCCTATGACAGTGTATAAGTTACGGGTTGTGGCCCGGCCCCATCAGATGCCCTGGCAGCTTCCCCTTGAGCAGAGGGAGAAGAAGGAGGTCTCAGTGGAGTTCTGCACTCAGCCAGCCG gtccTCCTTTACCTCCTCAGGATGTGCAAGTTCAGATGGGACAGACACCTGGAGTCTTGCAGATCTGTTGGAAGCCTCCTTCTCTCACTCCTACGGGCACTTCCAATGGAGCCAGTGTAATCGGATACATGGTTTGCACTAAAGGTCAAAAG ataGCAGAGATAATGTACCCCACAGCAGATTTCGTTACGGTGGAACTGAACCGTATCCAGTGTCTGGAAGCGCGGGAGGTCATTGTGAGGACAATATCAGCACAAGGAGAGTCGCAGGACTCTCCCGTGGCCACCATTCCGCACAGCCTCCTGGTGCCTCACTCCCACggacaccccccacccccccatccGCCTCCCTATCCTCAAGCCTACCCCCCAACCCATCCACAACCGCATGTTCAGCCCCACTCCATCCCGCCACCCCACCCTCATCCACCACCCTCACACCCCAATGTTCACCCCTCACCCTCCCACTACCCCATGTCCAAACCCAAACTCCTACCAAGTGCCAGAGACCCCCATGCCAAAGAGCCAGAGATGGGCGGGCGAATGGGGCAGCCCTGGGAGCCTTATCCTCGGGCCCCGTCACCCCTTCCGCCCCCTTCACACCGGGGACACACACTGGAGCCCCCTCACATAGAGGGCCGGCGCTCACCCTCCCCTCAGAGGATCTTGCCTCAACCTCAGGGAGTGCCCATTCCCAACACAGTGGCTCGTGCTATAGCCCGCCAGGCGGCGCAGAGGGGTGCTCCAAACAGCAGG GTGGAGAGGAGGAACATCTTCAGCGAGAGGGGTAATGCTCTGCATTCATTAAATtcagatgaggaggaggatgggTACGATTCCCCTCATGCCAGACGAAGAGGTGCTTCTGTGGATGAGTTTCTCAGAGGTTCTGAGCTGGGCAGACAG CATCATCAATACAACCACAGTGATGAGTACTACACTGAGAGCAGTCGGGGCTCCGATCTGTCAGACATCAtcgaggaggatgaggaggagctgTACTCGGATATGCAGCTGGAAGAAGGACGTCGCCGCAGCATCAACTCGCACAACACATTAAAG GCATATTATAGGCGTCAGGACCTAGCAGTGGACCGGGACAGTTGGGACCTGCAGCGGGAGGTGGTACGACAGCGTTCCTTGCGCTCCCACAAGCGGCTACACAGCATCCCGGAAGTTGCAGAGGAGGAACAGGACACTGGGGTGGAGGTCCTGGGTCAGCGGCTGCGTTTTGAGGAGGCTTGTCCGGGCACTCCTTGCAGGAACCCACAGCCCTACCACCAGAACTCACGGCAGCCAAACCACCTCTCCCCGAGCAAGAGTGTCCGCAGACTGCAGAGGCAGCGCTCCTCTCCACGCTACAGCTCCATAGAGGACCGACCACCATGCTGGAGCAGTAGCAGGCAGACCACCAAGAGCCCGGACAGCGGACTAGACTGCGGGAGCGAGGAGGAGGGCTCGCTTGGCTACCGTGGAAGTTACCACTTGTACACAGGGGGCAGCCCGCTTCGGGTGGGTTCTGGCCCCAACATGCGGATGATCCACAGTGAGGGGCCTGTGGAGAGGCATGCTCTGGCTGCTGGCAGGAAAAGGACACTGACCCGGCAGTGTAGCATGGAGGAGGACTGCCTGGATACCATTCCAGAGACAAGGAGCATGCGGGAGTCATATCACCATTATCACTATCATCCACACCTTCACCATCCCCAACGCAGGTTCCGGAGCGAGGGCAGGCTGAGCGAGGTTGGCAGGACCTATCACACGGACATTAGGGCATACTCTGTGGCCAGACTCAACAGGGCAATGGATGAACCCCTG ATTTTAGGGAGCTCTCCCTCAACAGGACGCTCGGATCGACTGGACCATTCCGGCCATAGGATGAGTCGCAGCTGTCCAGCCGCTCAGAGAAGACCAATGACAGTCCCTTCCATTG AGATCACCGTGGAGAATAACAGTGAGGGGAGTGAGGGGAACCTCTCACCTATCAAGGATGATGTTTACTATACCAGTGTAGCCCACCGCAGGACATGGCCCCCACAGCGAACAGAGCACCAATATG ATGGTTATGGAGGACGGGACCGGCGGTCTCCAGACTACTATGAGTCAGAGCCAGAGGACTTGTCCCGAATCTTTGTGGCCATGTTTGACTATGACCCCCTGTCAATGTCTCCTAACCCTGATGCTGCTGTGGAAGAGCTTCCCTTCAAGGAGGGCCAGATCATAAAG GTGTTCGGAGAGAAGGACACAGATGGATTCTATAGGGCAGAGATCTGCGGTCGCAGGGGGCTCGTCCCCTGTAACATGGTCTCAGAGATCCAGACAGATGATGATGAAATGGTGGACCAGCTGCTCAAACAGGGGTTTCTTCCTCTCAACACGCCCATTGAGAAAATAG TAAACTGTAATAGGTTCAAAGATGGCCGTTCAGTTAATCGCAGGTCCCGGAAATCCAAGAGAG AGAGGAACAAAAGGAGTGGAAGGCAGCACCAGGTGTCGACCCGGAGGATGGTGGCCTTGTATGACTATGACCCCAGAGAGAGCTCTCCTAACCTGGATGTGGAG GCCCACTATGGGGGCAGCTTGCAGAGTGAGGAG GCTGAGCTGACGTTTTGTGCAGGTGATGTGATCACAGTTTTTGGAGAGATCGACGAGGATGGCTTTTATtat GGGGAGCTCAATGGACACAAGGGTCTGGTCCCCTCCAACTTTCTCGAAGAAGTGCCTGATGACGTGGAGGTTTACCTCACCAACACCCCGAGCCGTCACCCCCAGGACCACCCGTCCCGGACAAAGAACAAAAGG AAGAAGAGTGTTCATTTCACTCCGTAA